The genomic stretch acagtaaggttttttacacggttgcattcttcaaaaactcaaaaatggtaTAAGATATCGACTTCgttccaatcacgttttccgttttaggacaaagatttcaaaaataaacGCTTTTTTGGTTTAAATACCGAAAATTTgttatattgcattttggtctttGGACTGACAACCACCATATTCAATCAAAATTCGCACGTTTTGGGACGGTTCTCTACGTTCTTTTTTTAACTCAAtttagtcttttttacgcggttccatacaaatttggaacgtatccccgcgtaaagaTACCTGACTATGTTTACTAtactttaaatttcaaatacagTATTGTTGCGCTTAAAATGGAACACCAACATTACAATGTTACTAATAATTAAGACAAATGTTACGTTACATTTTGATTACCTTGAAATGTGCATAATTAATAACAATCGCAACGTAACAATTACATAACCAAACGGATATTTCGTTACATTACAAGTAAAGCATTTTTATTACATTGCATGTACGTTAAATACTGTTACATAACAatgttacaatttttttagtaaCAGTTATGTTGTAATTAGATAACTTTGTAACGTAACAATGCTACTTCTGTGTTACAGAACAGCAACATTGTGTTACATTCAATGTTGACCGggttctactcataactctggattttttttggaaatttttaaaCGGGATTACgtgggatgaaacttaacaatgtttggcatcgtttgccatcaaaaactcagatatgcaaaattttgagatgtgccagtgttgcacgaaaccgacgctttttttttgtaagatttggaccactgcgaccattgttttgatcttttgtggtatgccTCTTCTTTAGTCCAGGTACttgtggcagacatatcactattaaTAGAAGAGATCGTCCTTGTCATATCGCCccctttctcccaatttggcactgaatttcgtatgaaatgtattaggGGTCATTCATCAAATTACGTAAGGGGTTAGGGTGGGAGGGGGATGGACGACGCCTTACCTCATTAGAATTTTCAGACCAGACCTCGAAAGGctagttccttttccaaaggctcttattctgcgctgtattaatGCACTGCattggcagagcaaatgttctgcggtttcagaTTCGTCATCTAACTGACCAATTTGTTCTcggtgatgcttacttggacaaTGTCCGGGTGAACATACCTGTTATTGTGCTCAATTCCTTTTTGTTTAAACTAAGCAGTTGCTGGGTTTTTTcacgtttggtgttataaagcGTTTCGACTGGCGTAGCCCTTCAGAGCATATCCATTCTCTCGTATTGTCcgatgttcccaggttttcaacGCTGATTTtaaggcgcttgatgacacctCGCAGAATGGTTCTGGGCCTATGAAATCGGAGCATGACCCCTGTCTggctaacgtatcggctttttcattaccTTCCACTCCACAATGACCCGGAGCCCAGAATAACTCGACTTGGTTTCATTCTGCCAGTTGTTTtagtgaaaggatgcactcccataccactttagaggtacatgtgaaggctttcAATGCGTTTAGTGCTGCTTGGCTATTGGAGAAAATGCACCGACGATATATAGGTACTCATTTACAAGAGCAAGAGACTGACCAGTATAAACCACATTTAAACAtatttatatacatatatacacatACCTAAACTCAcaattatatataatatatgcacATCTACATCAACACATACATAGGGTCTACTAAAGATGCTTCAACGAGCAGCTCGTCTCATTTGAAATACGCGAAGTTTACTCGACTTCTGTAATAGGACCCATATTCACACCCATATATACATAAATACACCCGCTTAAACTTATCCTGATTTTCTCATATCGGTTAGTTGATTGAAAAGactcaatttgattttttttttcagctaaaaCATATGCTCGGGCTTTTTATGATTGTTTTTATAATCGAAATGATAATTGTGTTTataatgtattatttttttaaaataaaataatagagTAGAAACAAGctgattttcatttaatttgaaAATGCAAGTCACTAATTGCTCGATAGACGGAATTAAACATTATGTGGCGAGTCTAGTCAGTATAGGCCTGTTCCTAATGTCAAAGCTATTTTCAATTAAAGTCAATTTACATCTGAAGAAATTAAGTTTATTAGTTTCGTCATTTAATAGCCAATTCTAAAACGGATTCGAGCCGAATTCCGTTCCCCAGTTGCCAGCATCGCCGGACAATTATAGTACACAGTTACCAACTAATACTCTGCAGAGCAAGTGTTTACTTCCACTTGTTGTTCTCGTAGTCCCACTTGGACGAAAGCCCATTGATATTGCCGACGCCAAGGTCAAGCATACGCTTGAGCTGAGCCTTCTGGTGCTCGTCGTCGAAGGTGACCGGAATATCGTCGTAAACAAACGCCTTCAACATTAGCATAGTGGCAATGCTCATCGAAATTACTATCAGACTAAACCCGAGGCACATCTTCCACTCTCCGGTTGGATACTTCATTTCGGAGAAAGTTTGACAGAATGATGCCCGGTATAAAGCTTTTTTCTCCTGAATGGAGAGCTTCTTCCAGTCGCCCTTCTCCTTTTCACGGAGAGCCTGGAAATGAAAttctgtttgaatatacatGAGTCATCCCTGTGAAAATGTGTATGAGCTTACCAAAACATCGGGCGTTGGTTCCTTGAAACGGATTGGTGGCATCGGGTAATCTACACGATCAGCGTAAACCGGCAAACCATTCCAGCCGTAACCGACGATTTCACGCTTGCCTATTTTCTGTACAATGAGATCATGCGTCTGCCGGACACCGACCTTGGTGCGGAGGGCATTCCGCAGCACAACCTGTGCCAGGGAGACGTTGGCCATCCTGATTAACTATGCCTCTGAAtgaataaagaaaaataaaatagttaCAAACGCGTTTATACTATCAGCAGCTTACACAGAACATCTCCCTCTAAACGAAATTTATCTTTATTGATTCAATTGATTACAGCACAAGCGAGTACACATTCTGAGGATAATAGAAGTTACTGTTATGTAATCTGAAAAGTATTTTCTCGCCTGTTgaatttaacaaaatgtaaaaagaaTACAACTTAGAAGTACTTTTAGGCAAAATCTATTCATGAACAACTGATATTTATTCACATTTTCctataaaaaagtaaaatacaaaaaatttctaaccctaaaataacaaaattatatATGGCTTTGTTTCTATACTACATCACTAGTAATAAGACGGGAATTGCGCAGGtccttgaaaaattatctttaaCGTTAACAAAAGGTTTTTTACGTTTAAAtttggaatattattcaaaattatgaccagatcggtactcaCCTGCAGAAAACTTGACAGAATAGAAATTACAAAAAAGATTTACACTACCACGGGGTAAACGACGGTACAAATCGGCGAGCGAGAACAGAGCAAAGTTGAGTGAGAGAATCAAACAAGAGAATGTCAAAAAAGATCGATAATCAAAGACAAGAAATCAAGGTATCTTACTACGCCACAATATAGTTTTTGTCTACACGGCAAGCTCAAGAGGAAGGTAAGATTTACGACAGATACATCAGTTTCGTTGCCCTCTTTCTTTCCCGCCGGAGAGCCGCGTAACATTTTCAAATAACATTCGTGTTAACGGTGTTGTATTTGTGGcatttttgcatgcgaaaaagaaggaaagaaatatttttcgtcATCACACgcgttttgacaattacatacactgtaaaaatcgacacgttactgcgaAGTGGATTCCATTTACATCTGTGctaattcgggttattcgcgttgaaaaagattttgaaggctgttcgcacctacgtgaactctcatatgcaattgtcaaaatgtacgtgatgacaaaagcaaaaatatttccttccttctttttcgcatgcaaaaaccaaacaaatatcagcaacaccgtcaacgcgaatagagctctccaagcgaaaacacacaaacactacgacacggcccgcttcacactgtatattgaaatttgtga from Wyeomyia smithii strain HCP4-BCI-WySm-NY-G18 chromosome 3, ASM2978416v1, whole genome shotgun sequence encodes the following:
- the LOC129731913 gene encoding cytochrome c oxidase subunit 4 isoform 1, mitochondrial-like; the encoded protein is MANVSLAQVVLRNALRTKVGVRQTHDLIVQKIGKREIVGYGWNGLPVYADRVDYPMPPIRFKEPTPDVLALREKEKGDWKKLSIQEKKALYRASFCQTFSEMKYPTGEWKMCLGFSLIVISMSIATMLMLKAFVYDDIPVTFDDEHQKAQLKRMLDLGVGNINGLSSKWDYENNKWK